In Deltaproteobacteria bacterium, one genomic interval encodes:
- a CDS encoding phosphoadenylyl-sulfate reductase, with product MKRTVVNVALAETATESPFPEVAIPAGLLEQVRAGRFEDWPADQVLSWALDTFAPRIALSASFGSVEGMVILDMMHKLRPQAARVFTLDTGRLFQETYELMDRVRARYQIEIEVYFPQPEAVEAMVRQYGLNLFYDSVALRQKCCGVRKVEPLKRAMRDLDAWIAGLRPEQSVTRRDVRKVEIDDLHGGRIKINPLVGWSKDEVWAYVNQYNVPVNALHAQGFPTVGCLPCTRAIEPGEDERAGRWWWEHVASRECGLHVEYEEQGSGI from the coding sequence ATCCCTGCCGGCCTGCTGGAACAGGTGCGCGCGGGTCGCTTCGAGGATTGGCCGGCGGACCAGGTCCTCTCCTGGGCGCTGGATACCTTCGCCCCGCGCATCGCTTTGTCGGCGAGCTTCGGTTCGGTCGAGGGGATGGTGATCCTCGACATGATGCACAAGCTGCGCCCGCAGGCGGCGCGCGTATTCACTCTCGACACCGGCCGCTTGTTTCAGGAAACCTACGAACTGATGGATCGAGTGCGCGCCCGCTATCAGATCGAGATCGAGGTCTACTTCCCACAGCCCGAGGCCGTCGAGGCCATGGTGCGGCAGTACGGGCTCAATCTGTTTTACGACTCGGTGGCGCTGCGCCAGAAGTGTTGCGGCGTACGTAAGGTGGAACCGCTCAAGCGCGCCATGCGCGACCTCGACGCCTGGATCGCCGGCCTGCGGCCGGAGCAGTCGGTAACTCGGCGCGATGTGCGCAAAGTCGAGATCGACGACCTCCACGGCGGCCGTATCAAGATCAACCCGCTGGTCGGGTGGTCGAAGGACGAGGTGTGGGCTTACGTCAACCAGTACAACGTGCCGGTCAATGCCTTGCACGCCCAAGGTTTCCCCACCGTCGGCTGTTTACCCTGCACCCGGGCGATCGAGCCAGGCGAGGACGAGCGCGCCGGCCGCTGGTGGTGGGAGCACGTGGCTTCGCGTGAATGCGGCCTGCACGTGGAATACGAAGAGCAGGGCTCGGGGATCTGA